In Dama dama isolate Ldn47 chromosome 9, ASM3311817v1, whole genome shotgun sequence, the following proteins share a genomic window:
- the USHBP1 gene encoding harmonin-binding protein USHBP1, translated as MSARATRPRSRRGRHALPGELDPVAESSEEAEAASGSSEPGPVASQDSAKLELLGPEVEAKGQGLESRTDKEVDGDTSRGPAPAPEERPHEETHQAPEVAPQDEESVPSGPDVFQTLQQALSSLEATAAAWRHRPPNCPGPVEAKDRSQGAPKPCLEQEGAGSCQREAARLAERNAWLRLALGSREDELIRTQNSLKAFQAEKEMLQREVQELQDSLLRLEPFPPPSCDQAGGSGSGSSSSGADGETWGSQDPFSRAHPLLRRLQSDSSTQMLGSLPTQPLAPEMHIMEAQMEQLRGKTEKLKCFNRLLSAVLQEYKGRCEGLSMQLGQREAEATALRLALQYSEHCEEAYGALLTLREADSGVGKEAFMDDLEAAEKEAQRLLAQEKAAMDGVTLQDPYPSPEGSSVDRPTSQEVATQLLGYVQRLQERRALVKIPPEPGSTWVPISTVPHAEAMVQAILGTQPGPALPRLEKMQIQQDLAATRETLADLMLRLQLVRREKRALELREAALRAQGPAHVLLLEQLRWERAQLRTGGANSSGGDSSGGGSSGDEEEWSQGPPALPGGCRGIDGGQVSKVQDPEELTQELSASLTRALGLREQLQSLREELEEVARKGRARRAQSTELNSDLCKAHSTLVMAFRGAHRKQEEQQRKLEQQITLMEARQAEELAMLEATERALGRSRLPCPPSRPGETFL; from the exons ATGAGTGCCAGGGCCACACGGCCCCGAAGCCGGCGAGGGAGACACGCTCTGCCC GGTGAGCTGGACCCTGTGGCAGAGAGTTCAGAGGAGGCTGAGGCAGCCAGTGGGAGCTCTGAGCCGGGCCCTGTGGCATCTCAAGATAGCGCCAAGCTGGAACTGTTGGGCCCTGAGGTGGAGGCCAAAGGGCAGGGCTTGGAGAGCAG GACTGACAAAGAAGTTGATGGGGACACTAGCAGAGGACCAGCCCCAGCCCCTGAGGAGCGGCCCCATGAGGAAACCCACCAGGCCCCAGAGGTAGCCCCACAGGATGAGGAGAGCGTCCCCTCTGGACCTgatgtatttcagactcttcagcaAGCGCTGAGCTCTCTGGAAGCAACTGCTGCTGCCTGGCGCCATCGTCCCCCAAACTGTCCTGGGCCAGTGGAGGCAAAGGACAGAAGCCAGGGGGCACCAAAGCCCTGTTTGGAGCAGGAGGGGGCTGGGAGCTGCCAGCGGGAGGCAGCCAGATTGGCTGAAAGGAATGCCTGGCTGCGTTTGGCCCTGGGCAGCCGGGAGGATGAGCTGATCCGCACACAGAACTCCCTGAAGGCCTTCCAGGCTGAGAAGGAGATGCTGCAGAGAGAG GTCCAGGAGCTGCAGGATTCCCTGCTGAGGCTGGAgcccttcccacctccttcctGTGACCAAGCAGGTGGCTCGGGTAGTGGTTCCAGCAGCTCTGGGGCTGACGGAGAGACCTGGGGCTCACAG GATCCCTTCTCCCGGGCTCACCCCCTGCTCCGGCGCCTGCAGAGTGATTCCAGCACCCAGATGCTTGGGTCTCTCCCAACCCAGCCCCTTGCTCCTGAGATGCACATCATGGAAGCCCAGATGGAGCAACTCCGAGG GAAAACTGAGAAGCTCAAATGCTTCAACCGCCTGCTGTCAGCTGTGCTCCAGGAGTACAAGGGCCGGTGTGAGGGCCTCAGCATGCAGCTGGGCCAGCGGGAGGCTGAGGCCACTGCGCTGCGTCTGGCCTTGCAGTATAG TGAACACTGTGAGGAGGCATATGGAGCCTTACTCACTCTCCGGGAGGCAGACTCAGGAGTTGGAAAAGAAGCCTTCATGGATGACTTGGAGGCAGCTGAGAAGGAAGCTCAGAGGCTCCTAGCCCAGGAGAAGGCTGCCATGGATGGAGTGACACTGCAGGATCCATATCCAAG TCCCGAAGGTAGCAGTGTGGATAGGCCCACATCACAGGAGGTGGCTACCCAGCTCCTGGGCTATGTTCAGCGTCTCCAGGAACGCCGTGCTCTGGTCAAGATTCCCCCCGAACCTGGCTCCACCTGGGTGCCCATATCTACCGTGCCCCATGCAGAAGCCATGGTGCAGGCCATTCTGGGGACCCAgcctggcccagccctgccccggCTGGAGAAGATGCAGATCCAGCAGGACCTGGCAGCCACACGG GAGACTCTGGCGGACCTGATGCTGCGGCTACAGCTGGTGCGGCGGGAAAAGCGGGCTCTGGAACTGCGGGAGGCTGCCCTCCgagcccagggcccagcccaTGTGCTCCTGCTGGAGCAGCTGCGCTGGGAGCGGGCACAGCTTCGGACCGGCGGGGCCAACAGCAGTGGTGGAGACAGCAGTGGAGGTGGGAGCAGCGGAGATGAGGAGGAGTGGTCCCAG ggtcctcctgctctccctggcgGCTGCAGGGGTATTGATGGAGGCCAAGTGAGCAAAGTGCAGGACCCAGAAGAATTGACCCAGGAACTGTCAGCATCACTCACTCG GGCTCTGGGCCTGCGGGAGCAGCTGCAGTCTCTGCGGGAAGAGCTAGAAGAGGTGGCTCGGAAGGGACGAGCCAGACGTGCTCAGAGTACTGAGCTGAACAGTGATTTATGCAAAGCTCACAG CACCTTGGTCATGGCCTTCCGAGGTGCCCACCGGAAGCAGGAAGAGCAACAGCGGAAGCTGGAGCAGCAGATAACACTGATGGAAGCCCGACAGGCAGAGGAGCTGGCCATGCTAGAAGCCACCGAAAGGGCCCTGGGCAGGTCCAGACTTCCCTGCCCACCTTCCCGGCCTGGGGAGACCTTTCTCTAG
- the OCEL1 gene encoding occludin/ELL domain-containing protein 1 encodes MPAREPPQTHGSRGNLQTRPPGPGPPRLVSRGPKPSAPPTVCQPTVCQPQPGAHRTKPKKIVFEDELPSRALLGTKKSTRAVRERYMPRPHPVPDYELKYPPVSTEKDRNRYAAVFQDQYPEFLELQQEVGSAQAKLQQLEALLNSLPQPRSQKEAHVAARVWREFEKKQMDPSFLDKQARCHYLKGKLRHLKSQIQKFDDQGDSEGSVYF; translated from the exons ATGCCCGCCCGAGAGCCCCCCCAGACCCATGGCTCCCGGGGGAATCTGCAGACCCGTCCGCCTGGCCCTGGTCCTCCG CGACTGGTGTCTAGAGGCCCCAAACCCAGCGCTCCCCCAACTGTGTGCCAGCCAACTGTGTGCCAGCCCCAGCCCGGAGCCCACAGGACAAAGCCCAAGAAGATTGTATTTGAGGATGAACTCCCCTCCCGGGCCCTCCTGGGCACCAAGAAGTCTACTAGAGCCGTCCGCGAGAGATATATGCCTAGGCCCCACCCCGTGCCTGACTATGAGCT TAAGTACCCACCAGTGAGCACTGAGAAGGATCGGAACCGCTATGCTGCAGTGTTTCAGGACCAGTACCCAGAGTTCTTGGAGCTCCAGCAGGAGGTGGGATCAGCACAGGCAAAGCTCCAGCAGCTGGAGGCCCTGCTGAACTCACTGCCCCAACCCCGAAGCCAG AAGGAGGCCCATGTTGCTGCCCGTGTCTGGAGGGAATTTGAGAAGAAGCAGATG GACCCCAGCTTCTTGGACAAGCAGGCTCGCTGCCATTACCTGAAGGGCAAACTAAGGCACCTCAAGTCACAGATCCAGAAATTTGACGACCAAGGAGACAGCGAGGGCTCTGTGTACTTCTGA
- the BABAM1 gene encoding BRISC and BRCA1-A complex member 1 has protein sequence MEVAEPSCPTEEEEEEEEEEEQSAEPRPRTRSNPEGAEDRALGAQTSVGSRSEGEGEAASADDGATNPPGAGPKPWQVPPPAPEIQVRTPRVNCPEKVIICLDLSEEMALPKLESFNGSKTNALNVSQKMIEMFVRTKHKIDKSHEFALVVVNDDTAWLSGLTSDPRELCSCLYDLETASCSTFNLEGLFSLIQQKTELPVTENVQTIPPPYVVRTILVYSRPPCQPQFSLTEPMKKMFQCPYFFFDVVYIHNGADEKEEEMSWKDMFAFMGSLDTKGTSYKYEVALAGPALELHNCMAKLLAHPLQRPCQSHASYSLLEEDDEATEVEATV, from the exons ATGGAGGTGGCAGAGCCCAGCTGTCCCacggaagaggaggaagaagaggaggaggaagaggagcagtCAGCTGAGCCCAGGCCCCGCACTCGCTCCAACCCTGAGGGGGCTGAGGACCGGGCGCTGGGGGCCCAGACCAGTGTGGGCAGCCGCAGTGAGGGTGAGGGCGAGGCGGCCAGTGCTGACGACGGGGCCACCAACCCTCCAGGAGCCGGTCCCAAGCCGTGGCAGGTGCCTCCACCAGCCCCAGAGATCCAGGTGCGGACCCCAAGGGTCAACTGTCCAGAGAAAGTG ATCATCTGCCTGGACCTGTCAGAGGAAATGGCGCTGCCAAAGCTTGAGTCATTCAATGG CTCCAAAACCAACGCCCTCAATGTCTCCCAGAAAATGATCGAGATGTTCGTGCGGACAAAACACAAAATTGACAAGAGCCACGAGTTTGCGCTGGTGGTGGTGAACGATGACACGGCCTGG CTGTCTGGCCTGACCTCTGACCCCCGTGAACTCTGCAGCTGCCTCTACGACCTGGAAACAGCTTCCTGTTCCACCTTCA ATCTGGAAGGTCTCTTCAGCCTCAT CCAGCAGAAGACTGAGCTGCCAGTCACGGAGAACGTGCAGACGATCCCACCGCCGTATGTGGTCCGAACCATCCTCGTCTATAGCCGTCCACCCTGCCAGCCCCAGTTCTCCCTGACGGAGCCCATGAAG AAAATGTTCCAGTGCCCTTATTTCTTCTTCGATGTTGTTTACATCCACAACGGCGCTGAcgagaaggaggaggaaatgagcTGGAAG GACATGTTTGCCTTCATGGGAAGCCTGGATACCAAAGGTACCAGTTATAAGTACGAAGTGGCGCTGGCTGGGCCAGCCCTTGAGCTTCACAACTGTATGGCCAAGCTGTTGGCTCATCCACTGCAGCGGCCTTGCCAAAGCCATGCCTCCTATAGCCTGCTGGAGGAGGACGATGAAGCCACTGAGGTTGAGGCCACTGTCTGA
- the ANKLE1 gene encoding ankyrin repeat and LEM domain-containing protein 1, with amino-acid sequence MWATMRRRSAWLGSLHCTRARRRQPRGGAARAHKGAAGSWKPAGGATRWLPQGDSRGMGPAVGLARRLRTALQEEELRTVEDLLRRGADPNLVLEDGAAAMHLAARAQHLRSLCCLEALLRRGGDPNARSAEALTPLHVAAAWGCRRGLELLLSQGADPALRDQDGLLPLDLAEQQGHQNCARVLRELETRTRAPTRTWKGSWKPEPEPEPGGTGKDVRLEAGPGPPGLLAYPETADTDGGLESPLGRWDCSSVTSFVTAVEASGAEDLAGHTSPWTGVRLSQRVPRSLGTLQLAHQPLMEDREAELNAHLQALTLTLPDDPPSPQFFPDRSSTHSPPWEPLPGPSDTHIPREDQLSPDSDLAALWLTEDEASATGGRDPSPCDQCPPDPTISDLELLKGLRALGKSPGPITSFTRPHYLRRLKEAQAAPGPDFSGHSPELAEALRTGRIPDAQADEDALVQQFERPDPTRRWREGVVKSSFTYLLLDPRKTQDLPARAFSLSLAECLRIFVQAIFYVGKGTRARPDIHLWEALNHRRRPGKQACPKVRRILDIWATGRGVVSLHCFQHVVPAEAYTREACLVDALGIQMLTNQKQGHCYGVVADWPPTRRRRLGVHLLHRALLVFLAEGERELRPQDI; translated from the exons ATGTGGGCGACGATGCGGCGCCGCTCAGCCTGGCTGGGGTCGCTGCACTGCACCAGGGCGCGGAGAAGACAGCCGAGGGGCGGAGCGGCGCGTGCGCACAAGGGCGCCGCGGGAAGTTGGAAACCGGCAGGCGGCGCGACCAGGTGGCTGCCCCAAGGAGACAGCCGGGGCATGGGCCCGGCTGTCGGTTTGGCGCGGCGGCTGCGGACGGCGCTGCAGGAGGAGGAGCTGCG GACTGTGGAGGACTTGCTGCGCCGTGGTGCCGACCCCAATCTGGTACTCGAGGATGGCGCGGCGGCCATGCACCTGGCGGCCAGAGCCCAGCACCTGCGGAGTCTGTGTTGCCTCGAGGCCCTGCTGCGCCGAGGCGGGGACCCCAACGCTCG ATCGGCCGAGGCACTGACACCGCTGCATGTGGCCGCTGCCTGGGGCTGTCGCCGGGGCCTGGAGCTGCTGCTGAGCCAGGGAGCAGACCCCGCGCTCCGCGACCAG GACGGACTCCTGCCTCTGGACTTGGCGGAGCAGCAAGGGCACCAGAACTGTGCCCGTGTGCTTCGGGAGCTGGAGACTCGGACCAGGGCCCCAACCCGGACCTGGAAAGGCTCCTGGAAGCCAGAACCTGAGCCAGAGCCTGGAG GTACCGGCAAGGACGTGCGCCTGGAGGCTGGCCCTGGACCCCCCGGCCTGCTTGCCTACCCGGAGACTGCTGACACAGATGGTGGATTGGAGTCCCCACTGGGGCGCTGGGACTGCAGCTCGGTGACCTCCTTTGTCACTGCTGTTGAGGCCTCAGGAGCTGAGGATCTAGCTGGCCACACCTCCCCCTGGACCGGTGTCCGACTCTCCCAGAGGGTGCCAAGATCTCTGGGCACCCTACAGCTGGCACATCAACCCCTCatggaggacagggaggcagaACTAAATGCCCATCTGCAGGCCCTGACTCTGACCTTGCCGGATGATCCCCCCTCCCCTCAGTTCTTCCCAGACAGAAGCTCAACCCATAGTCCCCCTTGGGAACCGCTGCCTGGACCTTCTGACACCCACATCCCAAGAGAGGACCAGCTATCCCCCGACAGTGATTTGGCTGCCCTctggctgacagaggatgaggcaaGTGCCACAGGGGGCAGGGACCCCAGCCCCTGTGACCAGTGTCCACCGGACCCTACCATATCTGACCTGGAGCTGCTGAAAGGGCTCCGGGCGCTTGGCAAGAGCCCAGGTCCCATCACGTCCTTCACCCGGCCACACTACCTCCGACGGCTGAAAGAAGCCCAGGCTGCTCCTG GCCCAGATTTTTCAGGGCACAGCCCAGAGCTGGCCGAAGCCCTGCGCACAGGCCGTATCCCAGATGCCCAAGCTGATGAAGATGCACTTGTCCAGCAGTTCGAGCGGCCAGACCCCACCAGACGGTGGCGGGAGGGGGTCGTGAAGTCCAGCTTCACATATCTGCTGCTGGACCCCAG GAAGACTCAGGACCTGCCAGCCCGAGCCTTCTCACTGAGCCTAGCTGAATGCCTTCGGATTTTTGTCCAGGCCATCTTCTACGTGGGCAAGGGAACACGGGCCCGGCCGGACATTCATCTCTGGGAGGCCCTTAACCACCGAAGACGGCCAGGAAAACAG GCCTGTCCCAAGGTACGCCGGATCCTGGACATTTGGGCCACTGGTCGTGGCGTTGTTTCCCTGCATTGCTTCCAGCATGTGGTCCCTGCAGAGGCTTACACTCGAGAAGCATGTCTTGTGGATGCTCTAG GAATCCAGATGCTGACTAACCAGAAGCAAGGACATTGTTATGGAGTGGTGGCTGACTGGCCCCCCACCCGGCGCCGCCGCTTGGGGGTACATCTGCTGCACCGTGCTCTCCTTGTCTTCCTGGCTGAGGGTGAGCGAGAGCTACGGCCCCAGGACATCTAG
- the NR2F6 gene encoding nuclear receptor subfamily 2 group F member 6: protein MAMVTGGWGGPGGGGDTNGVDKAGGYPRAAEEDSASPPGAASDAEPGDEERPGLQVDCVVCGDKSSGKHYGVFTCEGCKSFFKRSIRRNLSYTCRSNRDCQIDQHHRNQCQYCRLKKCFRVGMRKEAVQRGRIPHSLPGTVAASSGSPPGSALAVAGGDLFPGQPVSELIAQLLRAEPYPAAAGRFGAGAAGAFGAGSGAAGAVLGIDNVCELAARLLFSTVEWARHAPFFPELPVADQVALLRLSWSELFVLNAAQAALPLHTAPLLAAAGLHAAPMAAERAVAFMDQVRAFQEQVDKLGRLQVDSAEYGCLKAIALFTPDACGLSDPAHVESLQEKAQVALTEYVRAQYPSQPQRFGRLLLRLPALRAVPASLISQLFFMRLVGKTPIETLIRDMLLSGSTFNWPYGSGQ, encoded by the exons ATGGCCATGGTGACCGGCGGCTGGGGCGGCCCCGGGGGCGGCGGCGACACGAATGGCGTGGACAAGGCGGGCGGCTACCCGCGCGCGGCGGAGGAAGACTCGGCCTCACCCCCCGGTGCCGCCAGCGACGCTGAGCCAGGCGACGAGGAGCGGCCGGGGCTGCAGGTGGACTGCGTGGTGTGCGGGGACAAGTCGAGCGGCAAGCACTACGGCGTCTTCACCTGCGAGGGCTGCAAGAGCTTCTTCAAGCGGAGCATCCGCCGCAACCTCAGCTACACCTGCCG GTCCAACCGTGACTGCCAGATCGACCAGCATCACCGGAACCAGTGCCAATACTGCCGCCTCAAGAAGTGCTTCCGGGTGGGCATGAGGAAGGAAG CGGTGCAGCGCGGCCGAATTCCGCACTCGCTACCCGGCACCGTGGCAGCCTCCTCGGGCAGCCCTCCTGGCTCTGCGCTGGCCGTGGCCGGCGGAGACCTCTTCCCGGGGCAGCCAGTGTCGGAGCTGATCGCGCAGCTGCTGCGTGCCGAGCCCTACCCCGCGGCGGCCGGGCGCTTCGGTGCCGGAGCCGCGGGCGCCTTTGGAGCCGGGAGCGGCGCGGCGGGCGCTGTGCTGGGCATCGACAACGTGTGCGAGCTGGCGGCGCGGCTGCTCTTCAGCACCGTGGAGTGGGCGCGCCACGCGCCCTTCTTCCCCGAGCTGCCGGTGGCCGACCAGGTGGCGCTGCTGCGCCTCAGCTGGAGCGAGCTCTTCGTGCTGAACGCGGCGCAGGCGGCGCTGCCCCTGCACACGGCGCCGCTGCTGGCCGCTGCCGGCCTGCATGCCGCGCCCATGGCCGCTGAGCGTGCCGTGGCCTTCATGGACCAGGTGCGCGCCTTCCAGGAACAGGTGGACAAACTGGGCCGTTTGCAGGTCGACTCCGCGGAGTATGGCTGCCTCAAGGCCATCGCGCTCTTCACACCTG ATGCCTGCGGCCTCTCAGACCCAGCGCATGTGGAGAGCCTGCAGGAGAAGGCACAGGTGGCCCTCACCGAGTACGTGCGGGCCCAGTACCCATCGCAGCCCCAGCGCTTTGGGCGCCTGCTGCTGCGGCTCCCTGCCTTGCGTGCGGTCCCTGCCTCCCTCATCTCCCAGCTATTCTTCATGCGCCTGGTGGGCAAGACGCCCATCGAGACGCTGATCCGAGACATGCTGCTGTCAGGAAGTACCTTCAACTGGCCCTACGGCTCAGGCCAGTGA